Below is a genomic region from Anabas testudineus chromosome 13, fAnaTes1.2, whole genome shotgun sequence.
atatcattttatattatttttaaaatgatataaCTTTTTTTATAAACTCAGTTTTATTAGTATGAATCTCGACTTTTTTGGAATTCCACAGTTCTCCTCctgtacaaataataaatatgaactaATGTACGTTCATGTTAGAGCTCGGCAGACCGGGTTCTAcagttattcattcatgtagGTTCATGTTAGAGCTCGGCAGACCGGGTTCTAcagttattcattcatgtagGTTCATGTTAGAGCTCGGCAGACCGGGTTCTAcagttattcattcatgtacGTTCATGTTAGAGCTCGGCAGACCGGGTTCTAcagttattcattcatgtacGTTCATGTTAGAGCTCGGCAGACCGGGTTCTAcagttattcattcatgtagGTTCATGTTAGAGCTCGGCAGACCGGGTTCTAcagttattcattcatgtagGTTCATGTTAGAGCTCGGCAGACCGGGTTCTAcagttattcattcatgtacGTTCATGTTAGAGCTCGGCAGACCGGGTTCCAcagttattcattcatgtacGTTCATGTTAGAGCTCGGCAGACCGGGTTCCAcagttattcattcatgtagGTTCATGTTAGAGCTCGGCAGACCGGGTTCTAcagttattcattcatgtagGTTCATGTTAGAGCTCGGCAGACCGGGTTCCAcagttattcattcatgtagGTTCATGTTAGAGCTCGGCAGACCGGGTTCCAcagttattcattcatgtacGTTCATGTTAGAGCTCGGCAGACCGGGTTCTAcagttattcattcatgtacGTTCATGTTAGAGCTCGGCAGACCGGGTTCTAcagttattcattcatgtagGTTCATGTTAGAGCTCGGCAGACCGGGTTCTAcagttattcattcatgtagGTTCATGTTAGAGCTCGGCAGACCGGGTTCCAcagttattcattcatgtacGTTCATGTTAGAGCTCGGCAGACCGGGTTCCAcagttattcattcatgtacGTTCATGTTAGAGCTCGGCAGACCGGGTTCCAcagttattcattcatgtacGTTCATGTTAGAGCTCGGCAGACCGGGTTCCAcagttattcattcatgtagGTTCATGTTAGAGCTCGGCAGACCGGGTTCCAcagttattcattcatgtagGTTCATGTTAGAGCTCGGCAGACCGGGTTCTAcagttattcattcatgtagGTTCATGTTAGAGCTCGGCAGACCGGGTTCTAcagttattcattcatgtagGTTCATGTTAATGTACGTTCATGTTAGAGCTCGGCAGACCGGGTTCTAcagttattcattcatgtagGTTCATGTTAGAGCTCGGCAGACCGGGTTCTAcagttattcattcatgtacGTTCATGTTAGAGCTCGGCAGACCGGGTTCTAaagttattcattcatgtacGTTCATGTTAGAGCTCGGCAGACCGGGTTCTAcagttattcattcatgtagGTTCATGTTAGAGCTCGGCAGACCGGGTTCTAaagttattcattcatgtagGTTCATGTTAGAGCTCGGCAGACCGGGTTCTAcagttattcattcatgtacGTTCATGTTAGAGCTCGGCAGACCGGGTTCTAcagttattcattcatgtagGTTCATGTTAGAGCTCGGCAGACCGGGTTCTAaagttattcattcatgtacGTTCATGTTAGAGCTCGGCAGACCGGGTTCTAaagttattcattcatgtacGTTCATGTTAGAGCTCGGCAGACCGGGTTCTAcagttattcattcatgtagGTTCATGTTAGAGCTCGGCAGACCGGGTTCTAcagttattcattcatgtacGTTCATGTTAGAGCTCGGCAGACCGGGTTCTAcagttattcattcatgtacGTTCATGTTTCTACAGTTTAAACAGTAGAACCCAAACAGTATTAATCAGAATATAAAAGTCTGTACTCATGTTTAacctgtagtgtgtgtgtgtgtgtgtgtgtgtgtgtgtgtgtgtgtgtgtttacagggaTGGATCACCTTAACTCCACCCCCCTGCCCACCAACCAATCAGACTTCAGCAGCGTCTTCACCCACCAGGTGCTCCCATCTCTCTACTTTGTCACCTGCATTGTGGGCGTGTCCCTGAACGGCGTCGCGGCGTGGATCTTCTTCCGCGTCCCCAGTGACTCGGGCCTGGTGGTGTACCTGAAGAACATGGTGGTGGCCGACCTGCTCATGCTGCTCACCTTTCCCTTCAAGCTGGCTGCTCAGCTGGGTGTGGGGGGCTGGTACCTGCACGTGGTCATCTGTCGCTACACCGCCGTGCTCTTCTACTCCTCCATGTACGTCGGGATCCTCTTCATGGGCTTCATCAGCCTCGAGCGCTACGTCAAGATTGTCCGacacagctcctcctcctccacctccccctcgTCCTGCAGGTCCAGGGTGGGAGCGGTGTCCGTGCTCCACCTCCTGCAGAGGGTGGGGTCGGCCCGGGTGCTGGCGCTCCTCACCTGGACCCTCCTCCTGTTCCCTGCGGTGGCCAACGCCGCGCTGACCAGCGTGGTGCCCACCGAGGAGAACGCGCAGCACTGCATGAAGCTGAAGACGCCTCTGGGTGTGCAGTGGCACCGGGTGTCCAACTTCATCAGCGTGGCTCTGTTCTGGTTCACTCTGCTGGTCCTGGCCTTCTGCTACACCTCCATTGCCCGCCAGGTGTACCAGTCGTACCGCCGCGTGCGCCGCAACTCGAGCGACATCTGCCGCAAGTCCAACCGCAGCATCTTCAGCCTGCTCGGAGTCTTCTTCGTCTGCTTTGTGCCCTACCACGTGTGCAGGGTGCCCTACACCCTGAGCCAGATGCCAGCATCAGGCTTCAGCCAGGACGCGCGCTTCCTGCTGTTCCAGCTGAAGGAGGCGACGCTGTACCTGTCCGCGCTCAACGTGTGTCTGGACCCCGTCATCTACTTCCTGATGTGTCGGACCTTCAGAGAGTCGCTGCTGAGGAAGCTGTcgggaagagagaggaggaggtccCTGACCACGGCCCAGAGCCTGAGCAACATataggaggagaggagaggagaccagGAGAGGGCACCAGGAGAGGAGACCAGGAGAGGGGACCAGGAGAGGGGACCAGGAGAGGAGACCAGGAGAGGAGACCAGGAGAGGAGACCAGGAGAGGAGACCAGGAGAGGAGACCAGGAGGGGAGGAGGTCCCTGACCACGGCCCAGAGCCTGAGCAACATATAGGAGACCAGGAGAGGAGACCAGGAGAGGAGACCAGGAGAGGAGACCAGGAGAGGAGACCAGGAGAGGAGACCAGGAGAGGGGACCAGGAGAGGAGACCAGGAGAGGGGACCAGGAGATACCTGACAACTGGGCAGAGTGTGAGAAACATTTaggaagagagaggatgaaAGGAAACAAGGAGAGGAAACGAGGAGACAAAAGGGGAtatcagaatcagctttattggccacGTTTGCACAAGACAAGCAAGGaattggatgtggtctgactccgTCTTTTGTACCCTCTGATTGCAcgaaacattaattatttacatacttAATTACAGTTATGTACATAGTACACAGTTCACTATGTTACGTGGGGTTATTGCACTGAGTCCTTGCATTATGGGATTGGacagttcagctcagacacagcttgggggaagaagctgactctgtgtctggtggttctggtggcTACAGCTCTGTGGCGCCTGCCAGAGGGGAGGAGCTTGAACCGTTTGTGTGCAGGGTGTGTGGGGTcagcagtgatactgacagCCCGTTTTCTGAGTCTGGACCGGTACAGGTGTTGGAAGAAGGAAGCTCAGTCCCAATGATCTTCTCTGCTGACCGGATCACCCGCTGCAGTCTGTGCCTGTCCTGCTTGGTGGCTGAACCAAACCACGCAGTGATGGAGGTGCAGAGGACAGACTGGATGATGGCGGTATAAAACATGGTCAGCAGGTCCTGGGGTAGATTGAACTTCCTAAACTGTCTCAGGATAAGAAGTTAGTTAAAGAGAGGACCTGAACCATGTGATGTTTTCAGGAGGCTTCACCTGAACCACACTGAATAAAGAAGGAAACGTCCGgttactgctgtttgttctggaaacaaatgattcagtctgtgttttaactaaaataacacaagatGTGTTGGACTTGAACACCTCAGTGATCACAgttcatcacatcatcatcgTGTCAGAAGGtgtcatttatacatttatatcactgcacatttctatttgtacaactgtaaataaataacagcgTAGGCGATTAAATAGATGGATTTCATgggatttttatttctatttgaacaaactaatgaaacttcAGGGGTATGGACAGTTTGGTTTGCAGATAGAGAAGTGAAACTGTTCTCTGATGACTGGGCATTAAACCTGTAAGACCAGACTCTGCTGCTGTCTTCAGTTCCAGCGTCACGTTACTGCGAATGTGCAACATTTGGGTGAATGCAGCGGATTTGGTTTGTGGCTCTTTGGTCACAAGAATAAATCAGTTCTTGTTCCTTCACATGTGacactgttctgttctgttggtGCAGACGTGGGCCTCAAACCACCGACCCCAGAGTCGACGGCGACCACTCCACCAACTGATCCCTGAAAAATGTAATAGAATATAAAGGTGTCGTACGCCGTCTTCTGGTGGCCACAGGCTGTAGAGACAACATGAGGACGTGTGAACACATGGGAAGAAACTGAACCGAGAGCAAAAGAGAACTCACTGGCTTCACATTTAAAACTACTGATTAAAACTTCTTATGTCGAAGTGCATATGTAAATTAAACCATATTAAAATGTTAGAAGCCACATTATggtacagaaaatacaaatggatGGAAAGTGTGAGACTGGTTGTGCTGTGACCACAAGAGGGCAGCACTTTGATAACAATCATGAATTATTTATACGGCCGAATCACAGATCAAGAAATTCACATTAATTAGCCTCGTTCCTGTGATCCTGTGCTGACAGGACATGTGTTTGGACCGAATGCTGAAGCTTCAGTTACTGGTGActagacaaaaaaacacttaataacTAAAAGTTAAAGGTTTGTGAAAAACAGAGGGCTTAGAGGACGGATACATGAAACTTCACTGAAtggaagaaaaggaaggaaTATGGTCCTCTGACAGATTATGAACCACACATTcaacaaatctaaatctaaaaacataaaatgaaagtgttttttcttaaaGCACTTTACTCTGaagttcttctccttgtcttttattttaccttgtacctcactttggataaaagcatctgaccAATAActtcatgtaaatgtaaacattttaattaaagcagaTATTACATCAAGCTTCCCGACTCAGCACAGACCTGTCTCTACATTTACTGACACAGTGTGCTGCTCCCTGCTCGGTCTGAGATACATTTGAACATATTAATTATTCATAGGTGctaaaagaggaggaggagcgtgCTGCAGGTGCAGAGAGTACACACTGAATATGCTCCAAGTGTTAACGATGGCCCGTCAGTCCCACATTCATGGAAATGCTCTTCTCTGCCAGCATCCCGCTGATTTGCTTCTCTCTGCATGATAAATATCAGGTCTGGAAACACAGAGAATCAGCTGCAGTAGAGTGTTCTGTCTACAGGTGACGACATCTGCACAGAAACTAAAGTGTAAAAACCACATTTCACTTCGTGGGGAAGTTATTTCATCTGGTTGTTGCAGCTTTTAGCTCCAGGTTTTAGTTTTCCACCAAGTGTTGTGGGGTCGTTCACACCTTCAGGGTTGTTGAGGTCATGAGTCAGGGTGGGACTGTATGTGACATTTCATCTCTTCTGAGGTTAAATGTCACATCCAGTTGCGCAAACAGTACAACACCCCACAcacttatttcctttttttaagaCATCAGGGGTAAAGTTCAGTCATCACCAACAACGTTTGCTTTGGAAAACCCGACTTGTTTATCAGAAGTCCACAGAAAAATCTCCTCTGATCAGCTACGTGTGTTTTTGCCTTGCAAATAAGCAGCAACGTCACAACCCAGTTATAACCACACCAGCCTTTATCTTCTTCCTcatgctctctgtctctctcggCCTCTGTCACTCAGTTCCTCCTGATGCCTTCGCTCTGCAGGAGGAAGTCAAAGTGTTTTTATCATCAGAGAttcacactgacagacacacagacaggtgagtGCTGCAGGTAACTCTGCCGTTCGCTTTTCTCCTGCACCAGAATGagatatttattaaatacagGCCACGGATACATCTGATGATGTTCTgctgacaataataaataattagcatttttattcTGAGTgaatttgtagttttattttcaatGCTTAGTGAAATAAGCAGTACAACAATGTAAAGAGAATCGTGCATGAAGTGGTTTTAGCCATGGCAGCAGTTGGTTTGTTTACAGACTGTACCTTTAATGTAGATCAGCGATGTGGACCAGTTTATGACAAACTGCTGCATCACATACGGTTCTGATTTCACACATGCTCTGATTGTTTCATTCATGAATCATTTTTCGACaccagaaaaagagaaatactgaaatattcaaataataacTTACAGAGGAAGCGAGCAGAGTGTCACCTTTTATAACGATGACATGAACTATAATCTAACAGTACGATGGACGTGTGACCTGTTCACAGATCACTAGAGACTTTCACAAAGTCATAAAAACCTATTACAATATATAGACAATGTATAAGTCGCCTAAACCATGACCGGAGCAGCCAGGAGAGCAGAGGTCACACAGTGGAGGTCAATGTGTAAAATCCACCTGGATCTGGACAAAAACAAGATATCTGAAGTAAAAGTCAGATTCAAAGACATCAAGACAGATCACTGAACCTAAACACAGTTGAATGATCACTAAGAAAGAAAGTGCACGAAGGGGACaagtggggggggggcagagatATGGAGCAGTCTCTGCAGAGATTGAGGCCGTGGTGGAGATTTAGCTCTGCAGCTCGTTTCTACTGAGCTGAGAGTAAGAGCCGAACTAAACGTTAGCAGAATTAACAAAACTAACCCCCAGATAGAAATGAACAGCTGAAATATCAAAACCTGTGTCTGATAGATTTAGATCAGTGTCTGCTCAGTAACTTCATCCTGTAACaactaaaacacattaaaaagagTCTAATAGTAGAACGGCCTGGGAACCGCGGGTGCTGGTTTTTGaggttttattctttataaaggctcaaaatgaaactgaacttgCTGATTTAGGGACATTGGTGTTCATCTGCTCAGCGCTGCAGTTTTTCCTGAAGTTGAGGCagattattaacattttttaatattttagtcctggttttttgtctctgtcatttagttttttaaatgttaatcttCATCATCAGCGTCACAGCATAAAGTCAGATAAAAACTTTGAGCATCATTAGATAAAGAGCTTCCACCACTAACTGGGTCACACCGTTGAGAGCTCGTGTTGCTGACCACAGATCCTGAAGCGGTTTCGTTTTCTGTTTGCAACTTCTTCGTGATGTCTGCAGACGAAACAGTTGAAGGTTACAGAGTGATGCCACGACTGggaaactgtactgtactgtactgtactgtactgtactgtactgtactgtactgtactgtactgtactgtactgagaTGTTCAGACTGATAAGAAGCTAAGCTGCAGTGAGCAGCTGGTTAGTTTACATCACCTTGGTTAACATCTGTGCAAATCAAATAAGCTCAATTCCAAATATCAAACGACTGAGTTCTGGGaacaacactgaacaaaaaTCATCAGCATCACAACCTTTAAGTTTAACCTTTAAACAATCTGATGGGAAAATATTTTCTGGAGACTGTCCTCATGTAAAATCCACCACCCACACCAACTGTACTGATTTGACACATAGTCCCAAAGGTTTACTCTGAAACAACAAGTTCATACAAGGCTTCTCcaaaagaggaacaaaaagtTCTGAGGGCTAAAAACCggcagaggcagaaagaaaactAGCAGGAAGTGAAGTATACACGATTACATGTGCCAGaccaaaaataaatcaaataaagaaaggaagaaaagacgCAGATCCAGAGATCAGCAGGGGAACAGCAGAGACACCTGGAACAGGAAGGTGTTTTCAAATGCAGATGATGGTAACAGGTGAGTGGGACAGGTGCAGAGGGGTGTGGTCGCTGACGGTCGCATCAAATAGACAGAGAGTGGACAACATGAACCAAAAGCAGGAAggacaacagaataaaaatgtaaaacatgaagAATCACGACACCAACGTGTTTTAGGAGGAAGTTTGAGCCCAGTAAAAAAACACCGACTGTAGCTGGTACCGTGATGAACAAGGTTCAAATGTTCTCTAACCTGAACTTTGTTCATTTAGAGCCCAAACCCACGTTGTTGTGTCTAATCCCAAACAAACTGCTGTTGATTGTTCAAGAGCTGCAGGTTCAAGAGATGCTTTGATATGGGCGTCAAAGTATGGAAAACATCATGAACCAGAAGTGGTCTAGGCAAAGTCCCGTTGTAACCGTACACTATCCTCTTGTAGTTCTACATTTGCTTGTGTGGTCTCAGTTTCCTGTGGAGCCGCCTTTAACTCTCAGTCCTCTCCCgtcaacagagaaaacacacgGTGAAATCTAAACTGTTTTTActgatttgaaaaatataaGACAGCTGATATGTTTGGAAGGGAACGGTGACAGGAGGATAGTTTCTGTTATTTACATACAATTTTCATATTTGGCAAATGCAGGTATCAGTACAATGTTCACACACGACATCCTGTCGATCCAATCATTCAGCATTTTTTAACTAGTGACTCATTCTGTTCTGCAAACATGATTTTCTGGTGTAATACTGGAAAAGTTCGGAGTGGAATTTCACGTTTGACCTCTGGCATTTAAAGCAGGTTCCCATCCAAAGATAAGAAGATGTTTAGTATTACAGTTTACTATGACGATGACCACAACACTCGTTCCTCTCTTTGTGTGCAGACACAGACCAGCTTTACACCAGTGTGTTTGGGTGTTTCCATCTTCAGCTGCATGACTCTGACAAACAGTGGTGTTGTATTCAGACAGCTGTGGTCTTGGCTTTCAGTAAACCTTCTGCTCAGAGCTGTTCTCTGCTGATGCTGTGGTGTCTTTTTACTTCCCGCTGAGCTTTTAAAAGTTCCTGTGTGCTGACTGTTAATGTTTAAACCACTTTCTACTGCTTAGGCCATTGGTTTTTTTCACCTTCTTTGTCAGGAAATCCAGAAACATGACCAACCGTGCAGGAGTTGGAGGGACCCAGTCCTTCAACCTGTCCTCAATTACCAACCACACTCACTGTTCAGAGATCAACACCTCGTCTCATTTTTACTTCATGCTTTTCCACAGCCTGGTGTTTTTGGTGAGTCTCAGCTGTTCTGACTCCTCTGAACAATCAACTTCATGATTTCTTGGCTCAGTCGCTTGAAGATCCGATGCCAGTAAAAAAGGCTGGACCATAAACACAGTTTCTGTCCCCTTGGTGTTTCCTCTGCAGGTGGGTTTGCTCCTGAATGGCTTCACCCTGAGAGTTTATTTCTGCAGAGCTCAGCAGAAGGCATCCAGCAGTGTGACCATCTACCTGAAGAATCTGGCAGCTGCTGACTTCCTGCTCAGCCTCTGTCTCCCCATGCGAATCATGAACTATGCCGATCGCTCCGTCCTCGTTCGCAAGGTTTACTGTAACTTTGGAGCCTCTGCCTTCTATCTCAACATGTACGCCAGCATCTTGTTCATGGGCTACATCGCAGCTAACAGGTAGGTCTTGGCTGGACCAGCCCACTCTtacaacataaacagaaaccattaaaacaaatgagaaagtTAGAATTCATGGCAAAAGCTTCTCACCACTGTTGATCCAAATCGGCTGCTGACCTTACTTCTGTCCATCTCATCTCTTTTGTCTTACGAACAGGTAACATTCATTTCTGAGTTTGTGCATTAAGACTGtcaacaaataataaaaaatagaaaacagacaaTCAAATATGGACAAAAGCATCATGCTCATatgaacaaatgaataataaaaccGTGTCTTAGTGGAGTTTGAAGAGTTCCCAACCAGGCTGCAGAGAGATTATCTAAACATGATCTGGAAATACTTTAGTAAGTTATGGAAAatcaaaataaagttaaacaggCGTTTATGGACATGTGGGCAtgatatataacatataacaaaCATGCACTGGGACCGTCACGGACTCGTGCACAACCATCGCTCACAGAAAATGCAGTGTATGTAGAAGTCATGATGTGCACGCACGTGTAGTTAAAGGATCTGAGTGACTTTAGTAAGAACCTGTGGTGGTTGTGACGTGGGTACCACTTTCCCAATCCTTGTTACAGACAAACTAGGACGGTGAGTTTAAGTGTTGCCTTAGTCTTTGCTGACACTTTATCACCACAGAGTGATTGGTGAAAAATTACCAAACACCAGTGATGAAATTATTT
It encodes:
- the LOC113147847 gene encoding P2Y purinoceptor 14 isoform X2, yielding MDHLNSTPLPTNQSDFSSVFTHQVLPSLYFVTCIVGVSLNGVAAWIFFRVPSDSGLVVYLKNMVVADLLMLLTFPFKLAAQLGVGGWYLHVVICRYTAVLFYSSMYVGILFMGFISLERYVKIVRHSSSSSTSPSSCRSRVGAVSVLHLLQRVGSARVLALLTWTLLLFPAVANAALTSVVPTEENAQHCMKLKTPLGVQWHRVSNFISVALFWFTLLVLAFCYTSIARQVYQSYRRVRRNSSDICRKSNRSIFSLLGVFFVCFVPYHVCRVPYTLSQMPASGFSQDARFLLFQLKEATLYLSALNVCLDPVIYFLMCRTFRESLLRKLSGRERRRSLTTAQSLSNI
- the LOC113147847 gene encoding P2Y purinoceptor 14 isoform X1; this translates as MDHLNSTPLPTNQSDFSSVFTHQVLPSLYFVTCIVGVSLNGVAAWIFFRVPSDSGLVVYLKNMVVADLLMLLTFPFKLAAQLGVGGWYLHVVICRYTAVLFYSSMYVGILFMGFISLERYVKIVRHSSSSSTSPSSCRSRVGAVSVLHLLQRVGSARVLALLTWTLLLFPAVANAALTSVVPTEENAQHCMKLKTPLGVQWHRVSNFISVALFWFTLLVLAFCYTSIARQVYQSYRRVRRNSSDICRKSNRSIFSLLGVFFVCFVPYHVCRVPYTLSQMPASGFSQDARFLLFQLKEATLYLSALNVCLDPVIYFLMCRTFRESLLRKLSGRERRRSLTTAQSLSNI